Part of the Aquimarina sp. MAR_2010_214 genome is shown below.
AATATGGTGTTCTGCGACCAGTGTCTTTAAATTTTTGATTAGAGTTTGCGGAGTATGAGGTGCTTTGATTTCTATCACAATAGAATTGATCGAATCATCGTGATCGTGGTCGTGATGATGATGCCCATGCTCATCGTGATCATGATGATGGTGATGATGTTCTTCGTGATGAGAATGTTTGTCATCTACATGATCTTCAGCTTTAGCATCAATCCCTAATAATACATCGGCAGGGACATTACCTTTTACTGCAGAAATCAATTTAATGTTGTCACCCACACGGTTCTGAATAATATTGCTGACTTGATTATATTCTTCTGTATTAATTAAATCTGATTTGGTCATTATAATCAAATCTGCACAAGAAAGCTGATCTTCAAATAATTCTTCGATAGAGGATTCGTGATCCAGGTTTTCATCATCTAATCGTTGCGACTGTACTTTATCACGGTCACATATTTCTCCTGTGGCCTGCCCTACACAATCTACCACAGTTATTACAGCATCTACAGTAATTTGTGGTTTCAAATCAGGCCAGTTAAAAGCTTTTAATAATGGCTTAGGTAATGCTAATCCAGAAGTTTCGATAATAATATGGTCAATATCCTGTTTACGCTCCATCAATTGAAGCATGGTAGGCAAAAACTCCTCCTGTACTGTACAACAAAGGCATCCATTACTCAATTCTAATATATTTTCTTCTTCACATCCACAGTCATTACCTTTTAGAATTTCTCCATCCATTCCTAATTCTCCAAATTCATTAACGATTATTGCTAATCGTCTGCCGTTTGCATTTTTAGCAATTTGATGTATCAAAGTCGTTTTACCAGACCCCAAAAATCCTGTAATAATGGTTACAGGTATTTTTTGTGTGTTTAAAGCCATATATTCTTATCAAAATGATTCCTAGCAAAACTATCTATTATAGATTAAAGGAAAAAACAAATTATGATATGTTTGTATAGTATTCTTGTTAGATACCGAATTTCATATTTAAAAGAATTTTACTCCACCGGTTTTAATGTCATACATTCCGCCAACAATTTTTATTTCTCCATTATTTTCCATTTCGGCAAGGACTTCACTTGAAGAACGAATATTATCAATGGTCATGATTACATTTTTTTCTGCAACCTCATTTACAAAATCGATATTTTTTGAGTTTCTTAAGGCATCATCTTTTGGTTCTTTAACTGCTTCAACTGCTGGTTCTATTTTGTTTATTAAGGCGGTTAAATTTCCAAGTCTAGCATGATCACATGCTCCTTTAACCGCACCACAGGCAGTATGCCCCAAGACCACCAATAGTTTTGTTCCTGCCAATTTACAGGCAAACTCCATACTACCTAAGATATCTTCGTTCACAAAATTTCCTGCAATTCGTATGCTAAAAATATCACCCATACCCTGATCAAAAATTAATTCTGATGATACTCGAGAATCGATACAACTCAATATCGTTGCGAAAGGAAATTGACCATTTGCGGTCTGGGTTACTTGTTGCAATAAATTTCTATCCGCCTTCAGGTTATTTTGAAAACGTTGGTTTCCTTCTACAAGTGCTTTTAATGCACTATTTGATGTCATTGCATCTTGCGTTTCTTTTGTATGTGCTTTCATAATTATTATTTTTAGTTAGCCAATATAAGAACCGGCACATTTGTTTTGTTTATGGTCTGCTGAATTTTAGTGTTGAAACCAATTGATTTACGTAGTTTTTGTTTAGTTTCTCGTTTTACACAAAGCAGTCCCAATTTATTTTTTTCAATATATTTTGAGACGCTACTACTATTATCCATTCCTTCGTCGAACTCAAAAATTACTGTATTTTCTGCAATAGATTGTTCTTTAGGTTTCGAAAAGGCTGTTGGTTTTTTAAGTCGAGAATCTGTTTTCTTAATTTTAAACAGCTTAAAAGGTTTATGAGTACGCTTTTTTAAATCCTGAACAATTTCAACTTCTTTATTTATCGATACATCATCAAGAAAACCAAGAGATACATTATGATACGATGTAAGGTTTTTATCACTTCCAGAAATAAGAATTCCTCCTTTGTGATGCTTCAATAAATAAGACGTTAGTCCATCTCCCAAAAAGTTTACTATTTTGGGTTTTCGTTTACCAATAACAACAATATCTGGCTGTGTTTTGGTAATGTGATTTTGTATTTCAGTAATAACATTTCCGAAGGTAAAACTGTATATGACAGGGATATTTTCTATATCTGATACCGTATCAACTAATTTTTGCATTGCCTTTTTTGAAGCAACTCTTTCTTCGTCTAGTGTTCTCATTACAGCTATTTGGTTATCATATCGAACAACCTGCATTGGTGGTTTTACATAAAAAACCTCAATTCCAGCATCTATAACCTTTGCCAAATTCACAGCATTACGTAATGCTGTATATGAGGATTTAGTTTGGTCAATTAATACTAATAGTCTATATTTTGATTTTAATATATTAGTTTTCATATACTTGTATTTTAAGCGCTTTTAGGGCGTAGTCTAAAAAATTGAATAAAGCTATCTGGGTTTTCTATTATACCTCTTTCTGAAATAAGCTGAATATCAATATTTCTATTTCTTGCTTTTTCAGAAAAATCTTCAAGAATTTCAACAATATCGTTGTCTAAATATCTTGTTTTTCGAACATCAAGTTCTAAATAAGTATCTCTGGGAAGGCTGTCTAGTTCTTTAAGAATAGCTCCTTTATTGAAAAATGTTACTTCTTCTGCTAATGTCATCTTTATTTTATGCTTGCCGTTACTCTTATCTTCGATATGTAAGAAATGTGAGTTTTGAAAACTCTTTATCAAAATAACTACAATACCTACTAATAAGCCTAGCCCTATTCCTACCAAAAGATCTGTAAATACAATACCTGTAACCGTAACTATAAATGGAACAAATTGTTTCCAACCTAATTGATACATGGTTTTAAATAATCCTGGTTTTGCAAGTTTATATCCAACGATAAAAAGAATTGCAGCTAATACAGATAGTGGAATCTTATTTAAAAGTCTTGGTATTAAAATTACAGAAATTAACAACAAGAATCCATGTAAAATTGCTACCATTTTGGACTTCCCTCCTGATTGGATGTTTGCTGAACTACGAACAATTACTTGGGTAATCGGCAATCCTCCGATAAGTCCAGAAATAATATTTCCTGTACCCTGTGCCAGTAATTCTCGATTAGTAGGTGTTACCCGCTTACGAGGGTCTAACTTATCGGTTGCCTCTACACACAATAAGGTTTCCAGACTGGCCACTAAAGCAATAGTAAAGGCAGTTACCCATATTTGTGGGTTAGTAATCGCTCCAAAATTTGGAAAACTAAATTGCGCTAAGAACGAAGATGCATCCTCTGGTACAGGTACACTTACCAAATGTTCTGTAGAGATTCCCCAAGTACTATTTCCTGCTGTAACTATAAAGTATATAATCCCAGCAGCAACTGCTACCAAAGGCCCTTGAATAAGTTGAAATATTTTCCCTTTTTTTGAAAGTACGTTACTCCATAAAAGAAGAACTCCGAGGCCGATAACTGCTATTAATGTAGCTCCGGGACTAATAGCATTAATTGCACTTAAAATTCCTGAGAATGTATTTTCACCATCTATCTGGAAGAATGCAAAATCACCTTCTGGATCTGCGTCATATCCAAAGAAATGTGGTATTTGTTTAAGTATGATAATAATACCTATTCCTGTTAGCATTCCTTTAATTACGGATGATGGAAAGTAATACCCTATAATTCCTGCTTTCAAGAAACCAAATGCCAATTGTATCACACCTCCCAAAACGACAGCCAAAAGGAAGTTTTGATACCCTCCTAATGCGCCAATTGCGGTTAATACAATTGCTGCAAGCCCTGCAGCAGGGCCACTAACACCTATTTGGGATCCACTCATGGCTCCCACTACGATACCACCTACGATACCGGCAATCAGGCCAGAAAACAAAGGAGCTCCACTTGCTAAAGCAATACCTAAACATAGAGGTAACGCTACAAAAAACACGACAATACTGGCCGGAATATCGGCCTTAAGATTTTTAAATAAATTTGAATTATTCATAGTTATACTGATTTGAGAAATGCCATACCCATTGGGCACAAAAACATTGATCAATTAATAATGTTATTATGTAAATTGATGAGTTCCATTAGTAATGGAACTTGATTGATATACGATAAGAATTCAGATTAAGAAGTAGAATCCTAATTTAATTACACCTGTTCGGGAGGTGGGATGGGAATTTCGAGATCAAAATCAGATAAAAGCTGAATTACCTGATAACAAGAACGTTGTGAAGCGTAGATGAAATGACGATCGTAAGAATTCAAAATTTTAACTTCATTTTTTTCGTCCTTACAATCATCTTCTTGTTTTTCTTCTTCATCAGAATCTTCTTCCCAATCTACTTCAACTAATTCGATATTATCATTAGTAAAAAGTGTAATCGTCTCCACTATTGACTGTAACATCATACTCACAAGTACAACGATAAACGAGCAATACTTTATATAGCTAAATATGTTAGTACAGCATAACTTCATTAAGCGATAGTTTTTTGTACTAGATCAGTATAAAATCTTACTACATTATTTTTCCCTTCTTCAACATCGGTTAAAGCAGGAAGGTGTTGAGAAAAATAACGTTGATGATGTGCTCCTTCGATCACTGTTGAGATGAGCATATGTGGAAACTCAAATTTTGGATTTATCTCCAAAACCATATCGCTCACTCTTTGTACAACTCTTTTATAAGTTTTATAGAAACCTTTTTTATTTTCTTCATCTACATCCTTCGTATAATAGGCTTTAGCAGATTCTGAAATGATAATTTTATTAAGTAGTACTTCATTAATAAAAGTAAAAGAGTTGTCTTCTTTTACTTCCTGAGTAAGCAGTGTGATTGCGGTATTTAATTTATCTTTTGCAGAGGTAATGTTTGCCGTTGCAAAAACCAATTTATACTCAATCCAACTCCAATACCAATTGATTAAATATACCAATAATGCATGTTTACTTTCAAAATAACGATAAATTGAACTTTCATTAGACCCTATAGCGACTCCTAATTTTCTAAATGTAAAAGATTCAAAGCCTAACTCATTTATCATCTCGATACTAGTGTGTACTATTTTCTTCCCCAGATCAGAGGATTCAGGGTTTTTGGTGTATAACTCCGGGTTAATTGTTATATGTATCGGTAAACTTTCCATTTCAGAAAAGCAAATATATGAAAGTATTACTATTAAATGAAGTTGGTTTAACTAATTTTTATGAAAGTATAGGTTTTGGAAGTGTTTATGATCTAAATTAGCAAATGATTTTTAGTTCACTATACATTGGATCTTTTTCGATCATTTTTAATAATTTCTTTTTGGCTTCGAATTTCTTTTTTCTGGCATACCCTTCAGAGTATCCTGTAATTTTTGAAATTTCTTTCATTGATTTTCCTTCAAAAAAAAGATATAATAGTTTCTTATTCTCTGTGCTTAACTTTTGAAAGTGTTTTCTATAGAGATGCTCGCGTTCTTGATTTTCAATATCGGCTATTAAGGATTCACCAACCCTCTCATTAAAACCATACTGCTCATCGTTGATAATCAGTTTTTTCTTTTTCTTTAATCGATTTCTCCATAAGTTTTTACAAATTCCATAAAAATAGGTTTTTATGGGTACTCGCAACTCCAAAAGACCTGATCGTAATTTTTGATATAGTACAACTAATGCATCCTGAAAAACATCTTCTACATCTTCAGAGTTTCCATTATTGCGAAGAATATATCCCTGGATGTATCGTATATTTTCTTTATAAAAACATGTTAGTATTTTCTCGTCCCCATCAATGATTCCAGCTATGATTACTCGATCTTTATCCATCATTATAGTGAATTTGTATCTTTTAGGGTTTAGATAATACCATTTGTTGTTTGAATTTACTGAGATAAAATGTTCTTTTTTCACCTCATTTTCAGAATGAAAATAAACCGTAGTACCCCAACTATGCTTAATTTTCTTTTCTGGTAAATTCAAACAACAAATGGTATAAGCTCATTGTCATTTATCGCTCACTTGCCTTTATGATACAAACATAGATTGACTAGGTCATATGTCCTTACAGATTTCTGTAATGTCATCTGTTTTTTTTAAAGAAAAATTCACATCATACTGTTTTTGAAGATGTTAAGAATTTGTTTTAATTAGTTAAAATTAGATAGCCCCTTATATACTGCTATAACCAGAATTCGATATAAGAAAATCACGCCAATTCGATCCAATACTTTGACATAGCTCAGTACAGGCTAGAATTGACGCTTTTTTAAACAGTATCGCTTACGTCGAACTTGGGTTACTACAACAACCCTAGATCTTTAACAATAGCTACCAGATGGGTACTATTTTTAGCTTTGAAGTCATCAAAAAGTTTACTTACTCTTTTATCAATAGCACTCTCACTATTTGGAGATATATTTTGTTTTTTAAGCTTGATTCGGATTTCTTTTTTGGTATATCCTTGTGATAATTCTTCTAGTAGCATCATATCCAAATCATCCAGGTGAATCATTGTATTAGCATTAGAATTATTAGTAATTTCTGGTGGCCAAACCGTATTGCCTTGATACACTCTTTGCACACAAGCTACTAATTCTTGTATTGCCTCCTGACCTTTACAAACATATCCATTGATATTAAGTTTTTCGAATAGCATATTAATTTTGTCTGGTCTGTTTTCCTGAGAGTATACAATCACTTTGATATCCGGTTGTATACTTCTTATATCTTTTATGAGTTCGATGCCTGAGGTTCTGGTTTGGATTTTATGACCTTCTCTAAATGAAAGATCTGTGATCAATAATTCAAATACTTCCTGATCATTATGCGCTTTTCTAAATTTTAGATAGGCATCATCACAGTACTTAGCTTCTTCAATATTATAGATTCCAATTTTATCATTCAGCACTTTTATAATGCCTTGATTGGCAATTTCATAGTCTTCTGCTACCAATACTTTAGTAAACATTTTGCTAATTTTTTAATTAGGGATTTGTATTTCGGCTTTAAAACCTTTGCCTTTTTCTGAGTCAAAGATAAGTGTTCCTCGTATAGCTCGAATACGGTTTTCTGTATTTCGAAGTCCATTTTTGGATTTTACATCTTCCTCTGTCATCCCTACACCATTATCAGAATAGTTAATCGTGAGTGTGTCATTGGTATTAGAAAATTTCAATTTAACCAGACTGGCTTGACTATGTTTCTGCATATTGGTCATCAATTCCTGTAGCACTCTGTATACCGTTATTTTTATGGTTTTATCCACCTCATCCCAATCGATCCTATCAAATCCTATAACGATTAACTGAATCCCTTTTTGGGTATAGTTTTGTAGTATATTATTCAATTCTTCTGGGTAGGTCTCCCCAGTCTCGAACTCATTGTTTTCACGAGAGATATCACGTGCTTTAAGGTAGGTAATGTTGAGTTTATCTTTTATTTGAGAGTCGTGGGGGTCATTTTGATATTGCATCATCAACTGGAAAATATCATTCCCTAACTCATCATGCAATTGTTTAGAAATACGAGTTTCGGTTTCGTAGCTGGCTTCAAACTGTATTATTTTGTTTTGTTGACCTAAGTACCGTGTTCGCTGTCTAAAAAAGTAGATAACGAATCCAATACTTGTTAGTAATAGTAATATTCCAAGGAGATAGATTGTATTTTTGTTCTGAACTTCAATGATTTGTTGTTCTTTTTCTTTGGTTTCAAATCGAATTCTTGCAAACTTATCTCTGTATATTCTTTCTCTTTTTATTATACTATCATTGAGTTGCATATATTTATTTGCATACTCCAACCCCTTATCACCACTCCATATTTCTGACAATAGTTTATAACTCTGTAATAATTCTCCATTATTTTGTAAAACTAATGACACATCACGGGATCGTTCTGCGTACACCTTAGCGATACTATCTTCTTGTATAAATTGATAGTATTCTGCTAGATGCAAGGTATTGGTTGCTATACCAAACTTATCATCGATACTATCTCTAATTTTTAATGCTTTATAAAAAAGATTAGGGATATCAGCGGTATCCTTGGATAGAAAATTAACATATGCCAAATTATCTAGTAATAGAGAATGTCGTCTAGGGTTCTTATTTAAAAACTCTGTATATGATAATCCCTTATGATAATATCCTTTTGCTTGATCATACTTTTGTTGTGATTTATAAACCGTACCTATGTTATTATAAGATAATACTTTTTGTAATACCTCTTTATCGGTTCCTTTAGCATATTTAATAGCTTTTAGATAGTAATCAATAGCATCATCATATTGTTCTAGGTGCTTTGCTATAATTCCTAAATTAGTATAACACATTGGAATATACCAATCATTTTCGGCAAGCTCAAAACTTTCAATTGCTTTAATAGTTAAAGATTCACTTTTAGTATAATCTTTTGCCTTTCTTAAAATATGCGCTAAGTCAATTAGTACTTTACCATAATCGAAAGAAATAGTATTTAAATTTTTTCCGTTTTTTAACATTAAAGCATATATATTTTCAGCTTTGTGAAAATTTTTGAAAGCAACATCTGATTTAGAGCTTCTATAATAAATCCCTAAATAAAAATATGATTTCGCTATATTTAAGGAATCATCAATTGTATGAGCTATACCTAAGACCTCTTCATTCAGTAATTTATAATGTCTTAAATCTTTTAAATCATAATACACATAAGAAATGTTTTGAAGTCTACTTATTTTAAAAGAACTGTTATTAAGCGCAGAAGAAACTTTATAGGCTTCTTCTAAGCTATTTTTTCTTTGTTGATTTGTTCTATTCTTATCTTTTGCTTTTTCAATATAAGAATCAATTTGATCAGATATACTCTTTATATCCTTATCTGTTTGATTTTGATCGTCACAAGAAACCAAACAAAGAAAAAGTGATATACAAATAATGTTGAAAAGACTTCGAAACATGAATCGTATTTTATAAGATAAAAATAATGATATCCTTTCACTAGCATCCGAAAGTTTTTATTTTCTTTTCTCTTATACCAGTTATACTTTGTAGAAATAATGATTATGTACTTACTAACCTGAGTTCGACGTAAGAAAATCACGTCAATTCGATTCGACTTTAGGAGAAGTGTATCGAGAATAGGATTTTAGCTTAAAAAAGCTATTCTCGATACAGTTTTTCTCCATTTTATTCTGAAAAACCACTCGAATTGACGCTTTTTTATAACGTTTTAGCTTAGACCGAATCAGGTTACTAAATTGATTAAGAATTAGGGATTTGTATTTCGGCTTTAAAACCTTTGCCTTTTTCTGAGTCAAAGATAAGTGTTCCTCGTATAGCTCGAATACGGTTTTCTGTATTTCGAAGTCCATTTTTGGATTTTACATCTTCCTCTGTCATCCCTACACCGTTATCAGAATAGTTAATCGTAAGTGTGTCATTGGTATTAGAAAATTTCAATTTAACCAGACTGGCTTGACTATGTTTCTGCATATTGGTCATCAATTCCTGTAGCACCCTGTACACCGTTATTTTTATGGTTTTATCCACCTCATCCCAATCGATCCTATCAAATCCTATAACGATTAACTGAATCCCTTTTTGGGTATAGTTTTGTAGCATAGTATTCAATTCTTCTGGGTAGGTCTCCCCAGTCTCGAACTCATTGTTTTCACGAGAGATATCACGTGCTTTGAGGTAGGTAATGTTGAGTTTATCTTTTATTTGGGAATCATGAGGATCGTTTTGATATTGCATCATCAACTGGAAAATATCATTCCCTAGCTCATCATGTAATTGTTTAGAAATACGAGTTTCGGTTTCGTAACTGGCTTCAAACTGTATTATTTTATTTTGTTGATTAAGGTAATGCATTTGTTGTCTAAAAAAATAGACTATAAATCCAATACCTGTGAGTAATAACAAAATCCCCAGAAGATAGATTGTATTTTCGTTACGAACCTCTGATATTTTTCTGTTTTTTTCTGCGTTCTCCTTTAGTAAGTTTTCATTCTCAAATCGCGTAGGTGCATAGATTTCTCGTGTCTTTTTTCGAAGTTCCATAAGTTGAAGACTAGCCTCTTTAAAGCGTTGATGGTCCTCTAGAGACTCTGGATCTAATTTGGTAATCAAGGTTAACACTTCTAATAATGCCTCATAATCTCCAAAATCTTTTATACTATGATAGGCTTCATGAGCATGGTATTTTGCTTTTCCTAAGTCTTTATTTGTATAATATTTAGTGAGATGTATGTTGCTTGCAAATAAACCGAATACGTTTTTTTCTTGTTGCCTGATACTGAGTGCTTCCAACAACATAGTTTCACTTTCAGAGTTATTAGGGTCTTGAAGAAATTTAATATGTCCCAGGTTGCTTAGGATTTGAGCATATCGTGTTCGCTTTTTTATTACGCTCTCATCTTTTAGTAAGGATTGTAAAATAGCAATACTTTCTTCATATTTTTTTTGCTCTGCTAAAATATTTGCACGAGTGTTTTTAAAAACTGGTAAGAGGTGAATCCCTACTTTCTTTTTTGCAATTGAATCGTTAAGTAAACCTAGAACTTTAGAGTTCCAAAGGAAGGCTTTTTGAGGGTTTTTTAATTGATTAAAAGATATGGCTATACCATGATACAGTCCAGATATTATTTTGTATTCAGAAGAATTCTCTACATATTTTAAACCATCTGTAGCTGTTGTTTTACTGGCATTATGATCCCCCAAAGCAATCTGAATATTAGACATAGCCATCAAACACCTCCCTGCATTAATACTATCCTTAAGATTTCTATAAATCTTAAAAGATTGATTATAATATCCAAAAGCTTCCAGGTAATTATCAAGCTTTTTATTATAAAGCCCTAATTTATACAATGCTGTTCCTATATAAACACTATCTTGATTTTGTTGAGCAAGCTGTAATAACACATAAGATTGCTCCATTGCTTTTTCAGGGCTTTTATATTTATTCAGCAATTTGGCGTATAATGAGAGCCCTTTAAGCCGTAAAGAATCAATTTCCAGCTTCCTAGTTCCTTGTAGAAAGCTATTTATGGTTTCTAATCTTTTTTCTTTGGCATTGGAATTATCTGAAGCAATGTCATAATAGGTATGTAAAGAATCGATCTTTTTGCTTACCTGAGTAGCAATCGGATCATTGGTAACATTATGATTACAAGAATTGAAAAAAACGCTTATTACTATACCTAAAAAAAGGAGGGATGTAAACGTATATCGTTTCATCCCTCAAAAGTACTAAATTATAATGATTAAGATTAAATATCACCTTCTTCGATTACTTCATCTTCTCCTTTAGTGCATAATACCTCAGTTTGTAAGGTTTCGTTTTCTTTAACGCTATCATCTGGCGTACAAGAAGCAAGGTTAACTCCCAGGAGTACGGCTATTAGTATGTATTTTAAAGTTTTCATGATGTTAAGTTTTTTTGTGTTCCAAAGTGTAGGGTACGCCCATAGGTATTAACCCCAGATCGGTATGCTACTGCACACCCATTACCTATGGGAATTATCGATTGGTTTTGGGAAAGTAAAATCCTAATACAGTCGCGATACCCTACTTTCCCTTTTGGGCAGCAGCGAACTGTAGTTTGGATTTTTTGATGGGTCAGTTGTGGTATTCTCTATGTAATCCAGTTGTATTCCTAACAATTTGTTAAGCATACTTATACTGTGATGTTGATTTTTAGATATATACTTTGCTTCTAGGCTTTTGTCCTAGAAACTACATACAACACTAAAAAAACTATATTACTATAGAAAATACTGGTTGGTGATGTTAATAACAGTTAAAGTATGTAATTAGCTCATAAGAGATGTTACATCGTTAGATACTTGATTGATTCCTGCTTGGTTCTTCAAATTAGCACTTGCTAATATGATTATTTATTACTTGAAAGGAAATCGATGTTTTTCTAACTATTGCTCAGTTTGCCTCGGGAGGCGAACTCAATCACTTATACAAATTATCATTACTCTTATAAAGCTTATGAAACAAATACTTTACAAGAAGCAAAACTGTCATTAACTACTACTTCACGGAAATTTTTACTTATAAATTGAAGTGTTTCTTCCAGTCTTTCGCCACCATTTGATTCGGTAATCACTTTTGGAAGAGGGGTAACAACCGAAGTATATAAACCCATTCCAAGGACACTTCCGAATGCATCGGTTAACAGATGTTTTCTGTCCTCCTGTCCTTTTTTAGA
Proteins encoded:
- a CDS encoding ATP-binding protein gives rise to the protein MKRYTFTSLLFLGIVISVFFNSCNHNVTNDPIATQVSKKIDSLHTYYDIASDNSNAKEKRLETINSFLQGTRKLEIDSLRLKGLSLYAKLLNKYKSPEKAMEQSYVLLQLAQQNQDSVYIGTALYKLGLYNKKLDNYLEAFGYYNQSFKIYRNLKDSINAGRCLMAMSNIQIALGDHNASKTTATDGLKYVENSSEYKIISGLYHGIAISFNQLKNPQKAFLWNSKVLGLLNDSIAKKKVGIHLLPVFKNTRANILAEQKKYEESIAILQSLLKDESVIKKRTRYAQILSNLGHIKFLQDPNNSESETMLLEALSIRQQEKNVFGLFASNIHLTKYYTNKDLGKAKYHAHEAYHSIKDFGDYEALLEVLTLITKLDPESLEDHQRFKEASLQLMELRKKTREIYAPTRFENENLLKENAEKNRKISEVRNENTIYLLGILLLLTGIGFIVYFFRQQMHYLNQQNKIIQFEASYETETRISKQLHDELGNDIFQLMMQYQNDPHDSQIKDKLNITYLKARDISRENNEFETGETYPEELNTMLQNYTQKGIQLIVIGFDRIDWDEVDKTIKITVYRVLQELMTNMQKHSQASLVKLKFSNTNDTLTINYSDNGVGMTEEDVKSKNGLRNTENRIRAIRGTLIFDSEKGKGFKAEIQIPNS